A region from the Synergistaceae bacterium genome encodes:
- the modA gene encoding molybdate ABC transporter substrate-binding protein: protein MKKFIALLIILSAFTSSASAEILTVFAAASMQYSLEKISSIYTNLNPDVEIVYNFDSSGTLKTQIIEGADCDLFISAAQKQMNALDKAGLIDSESRINLLENKIVLVVPEGNPAKINSYDDLKSGQINLIALGNSDVPVGAYSQEILTNMGIWDKLNSEKKISFASNVTEVAMQVRESVVDCGIVYATDAATHKLMIIGEAPAGMLKTPVIYPAAIIKNAKNPVRAKNFLEFLQSSQAIKIFSSIGFSMAK from the coding sequence ATGAAAAAATTTATCGCGTTATTAATTATATTATCTGCATTCACTAGCAGCGCATCTGCTGAAATCCTGACAGTTTTCGCGGCGGCCTCAATGCAATATTCACTTGAAAAAATTTCGAGCATATACACAAATTTAAATCCTGATGTAGAAATCGTATATAATTTTGACTCGTCGGGAACGTTAAAGACTCAGATTATAGAGGGCGCGGACTGTGATTTATTTATTTCTGCGGCTCAAAAGCAAATGAATGCACTTGATAAAGCAGGCTTAATTGACTCAGAATCAAGAATTAATTTACTTGAAAATAAAATCGTCTTAGTCGTCCCTGAAGGCAACCCAGCAAAAATAAATTCTTATGATGACTTGAAATCCGGACAAATAAATTTAATTGCACTTGGAAATTCAGATGTTCCTGTAGGTGCTTATTCACAGGAAATTTTGACGAATATGGGAATCTGGGACAAATTGAACTCGGAGAAAAAAATTTCATTTGCAAGCAACGTTACAGAAGTAGCTATGCAGGTGCGTGAAAGTGTTGTAGACTGCGGGATCGTTTATGCAACTGACGCGGCGACTCATAAATTAATGATAATAGGCGAGGCTCCGGCGGGAATGTTAAAGACTCCTGTTATATATCCTGCGGCAATTATCAAGAATGCAAAGAATCCAGTAAGAGCTAAAAATTTTCTTGAGTTCCTGCAATCTTCACAAGCAATAAAAATTTTCTCGTCAATAGGCTTCTCTATGGCAAAATAA
- a CDS encoding molybdenum cofactor guanylyltransferase, which produces MINKSESTAVILCGGLSTRMKTPKYKLFLDSIIPNLTGFNNIALSVRDEHQITDSKFTLWPDCVENCGPLGGILTALKMSASKFIFVTSCDVPGISANFIDELYFNLNESDNCLIPVLNGKIQPLTGIYNKSCIKEIESAINANIFSVKKFLANIDVHYLYLDNNYKNFLVNLNTPEDYRNWLLNKEILS; this is translated from the coding sequence ATGATAAATAAATCAGAATCTACGGCTGTGATATTATGCGGGGGACTCTCTACTAGAATGAAGACTCCCAAGTATAAATTATTTCTTGATTCAATAATTCCGAATCTGACAGGATTTAATAATATAGCTTTATCAGTCAGGGATGAGCATCAAATCACGGACAGCAAATTTACTTTATGGCCTGACTGCGTGGAAAATTGCGGGCCGCTCGGTGGAATTCTCACAGCTTTGAAAATGTCAGCTAGTAAATTTATATTTGTTACTTCCTGCGATGTTCCCGGAATAAGCGCAAATTTTATTGACGAGCTTTATTTTAACCTGAATGAATCTGATAATTGCTTGATCCCTGTCTTGAATGGCAAAATCCAGCCTTTAACGGGAATATATAATAAATCCTGCATTAAAGAAATCGAGTCGGCAATAAACGCAAATATTTTCAGTGTCAAAAAATTTCTAGCAAATATTGACGTGCATTATTTATATTTGGATAATAATTATAAAAATTTTCTCGTGAATCTTAACACACCTGAAGATTATAGAAATTGGCTATTAAATAAGGAGATATTATCATGA
- the tatC gene encoding twin-arginine translocase subunit TatC has protein sequence MTPDNKLMTITGHLSELRNRIIRSVIALCLGFGLSYLFQDYIFALLLAHSVNLQLITVSPTELFMESLKTAFFAGLFLSSPVILYQVCAFLWPGLKDNERKYLFHGLLIGAGLFLLGMLFAYYVIIPAALNFLTGLTVSGVKPMYTLNNYMSFIWTFLVLFGLAFQVPVLLSLLALIGLVKPDSLRSKRKYCVLIIFIVSAILTPPDVVSQVLMAVPLLILYEIGIFGAEIASRFRRES, from the coding sequence ATGACTCCTGACAATAAATTAATGACAATCACGGGGCATTTATCGGAGTTAAGAAATAGAATTATCCGGAGCGTTATTGCTTTATGTCTAGGTTTTGGATTGAGTTATTTATTTCAGGATTATATTTTTGCGTTATTATTGGCTCATTCTGTAAATTTGCAGTTAATCACAGTGAGTCCTACTGAATTATTTATGGAAAGTTTGAAGACTGCATTTTTTGCGGGATTATTCCTGTCATCGCCGGTGATTTTGTATCAAGTCTGCGCGTTTTTATGGCCTGGCTTGAAAGATAACGAGCGGAAATATTTATTTCATGGCCTATTAATCGGGGCGGGCTTATTTTTGCTGGGAATGTTATTCGCTTATTACGTGATAATCCCTGCGGCCTTGAATTTCTTGACCGGTCTCACAGTCAGCGGCGTTAAACCCATGTATACACTGAATAATTACATGTCGTTTATATGGACATTTCTTGTATTATTCGGGCTGGCGTTTCAAGTTCCCGTTTTGTTGTCATTATTGGCACTAATAGGACTCGTAAAGCCTGATTCTTTAAGGTCAAAAAGAAAATATTGCGTGTTAATAATTTTTATAGTGTCAGCGATTTTGACTCCTCCTGATGTAGTCTCGCAAGTTCTAATGGCTGTTCCGTTATTGATTTTGTATGAAATAGGGATTTTCGGGGCGGAGATTGCTTCACGTTTCAGGCGTGAATCATGA
- the tatA gene encoding twin-arginine translocase TatA/TatE family subunit: MFGLGISELIIILIIALIIFGPNKLPEIGKAFGKAIAEFRGYARDPDKDEKVNKSEQVDKKEG, translated from the coding sequence ATGTTCGGGCTTGGAATATCTGAATTAATTATAATATTGATAATCGCGTTAATAATATTTGGACCGAATAAATTACCGGAAATCGGCAAAGCATTCGGGAAGGCAATCGCTGAATTTCGAGGTTACGCGCGCGATCCTGACAAGGACGAAAAAGTTAATAAATCCGAGCAGGTTGACAAGAAAGAAGGCTAA
- a CDS encoding 4Fe-4S binding protein, with translation MLHGGLVDIFFSDTLPVLNKSMCLNRRNRFESCNLCGKICGSDSIKFSDGLPEINSKNCISCGLCAYICPSEAIKLRDYQVLRNILADNVLKCLKTGGAYCIKSFSAAFLAALIVIKPDINFIMPCENCEINSRVNNDNLEIAVKFLDSLKINHDINIIRDKNFESELSRRDLIKNFLTWSRNKSNNLIENFIWHDKNNSFNARKFLCDKLINYNGQIDSGIFYNFDVLESCDLCGLCEGLCPSGALKIVKSGGKAILKFYAEKCSGCDLCVRKCPRNAIKLCKKFSWPINENIKREIIMTRCRHCGMYFIKSEQNQDLCISCFRS, from the coding sequence ATGTTGCACGGCGGATTAGTTGACATATTTTTTTCTGATACTTTGCCGGTATTGAATAAATCTATGTGTCTAAACCGCCGTAATCGTTTTGAATCGTGTAATTTATGCGGGAAAATTTGCGGCTCTGACTCTATAAAATTTTCTGATGGACTCCCTGAAATTAATAGCAAAAATTGTATAAGCTGCGGGCTATGTGCTTATATTTGTCCGTCTGAAGCCATAAAATTACGTGATTATCAGGTTCTAAGAAATATTTTAGCTGATAACGTGCTTAAATGCTTGAAAACTGGCGGGGCTTACTGTATAAAATCTTTCAGCGCGGCTTTTCTTGCTGCATTGATAGTGATTAAGCCTGATATAAATTTTATAATGCCCTGTGAGAATTGCGAGATTAATTCACGAGTTAATAATGATAATTTAGAAATCGCTGTAAAATTTCTTGACTCGCTTAAAATAAATCATGATATAAATATTATTCGTGATAAGAATTTCGAGTCTGAATTGTCAAGACGTGATTTAATAAAAAATTTTTTAACATGGAGCAGGAATAAAAGCAATAATTTAATCGAAAATTTTATTTGGCACGACAAAAATAATTCATTCAATGCGCGTAAATTTCTCTGTGATAAGTTAATTAATTATAACGGGCAAATTGACTCGGGAATATTTTATAATTTTGACGTGTTAGAAAGCTGCGATTTATGCGGACTTTGTGAGGGTTTATGTCCTTCAGGAGCGTTAAAAATCGTGAAGTCGGGCGGGAAAGCTATATTAAAATTTTATGCTGAGAAATGCAGCGGCTGTGATTTATGCGTGAGAAAATGCCCTAGAAATGCTATAAAATTGTGTAAAAAATTTTCTTGGCCGATTAATGAAAATATAAAGCGTGAAATTATAATGACTCGCTGCCGTCATTGCGGGATGTATTTTATTAAGAGTGAACAGAATCAAGATTTATGTATTTCTTGTTTCAGGTCATAA
- a CDS encoding 4Fe-4S dicluster domain-containing protein yields the protein MSQKGFRYDMNKCLECRACVVSCKDKNDLPVGVNFIKIREDERGKFPNVFVWFTLQMCRHCSNPACVSACPTGAMTKDSETGMVSVNKDVCIGCGACVKACPYNAVQVRDDIKKAAKCNGCLELQKNGELPVCVASCTSRCLTLVDLDDLQKESGLVRAVNEDISPEKTGPNLYYKPKKGMKA from the coding sequence ATGAGTCAAAAAGGTTTTCGCTACGACATGAATAAATGCCTTGAGTGCAGGGCTTGCGTTGTCTCGTGTAAAGATAAGAACGATCTGCCCGTCGGAGTAAATTTTATCAAGATCCGTGAAGATGAGCGCGGAAAATTCCCGAATGTCTTTGTCTGGTTCACTCTTCAAATGTGCCGGCATTGTTCAAATCCTGCGTGCGTCTCAGCATGTCCGACCGGCGCAATGACAAAAGATTCAGAAACCGGAATGGTAAGCGTAAATAAAGATGTCTGCATAGGCTGCGGGGCTTGTGTTAAAGCATGTCCATATAATGCCGTTCAAGTTCGTGATGACATAAAGAAGGCGGCAAAATGTAACGGCTGTCTTGAATTACAGAAAAATGGAGAATTGCCCGTCTGTGTTGCTTCGTGTACGAGCAGGTGCCTGACTTTGGTAGATCTTGACGATTTACAGAAAGAAAGCGGCTTAGTTCGTGCAGTCAATGAAGATATTTCACCGGAAAAAACAGGGCCGAATTTATATTACAAGCCTAAAAAGGGTATGAAGGCTTAA
- a CDS encoding molybdopterin-dependent oxidoreductase: MGIIDKIASFKLGRRAFIKWSAAISALTALSGYENELKKISSAEAQTISQEKGEWKNAPCWHNCGGRCHIKALVSGGKIVRLKTDDTHPDSIDYPQLRACARGHAQRQQVAGPDRLKYPMKRTHWEHGGGDKSLRGRDTWERISWDEALDIVASEIKISKEKYGPKSIFLMDENFNNQGGEIFRVLGLYGGYMSKYGSRSRGAWRQAMRPILGYDRKFHNQNDRLDLVKAKLILLWGSNPAWNSYPSAMNNLIRAKEAGAKIIAIDPMYTTTASVIADEYIPIRPATDTPLILAMAYVMLKEDSPEKPMIDWDFLNRCTVGFDSEHMPEGADPKLNFKDYVLGNLDGLPKTPEWASKICGTPVDKIYKLAREVGLTKPVTALFAWNSARADKATHVCLAQVTLAAMTGNMGIPGGAFSCSCQERSTEGGPALVAPGKTGVKSIKNPVPNSERMCANEHWRAILTGKYTAGKGAKKDLDVHVIYHAHSNIVSQTANTMESIEAHKKVDFIVTHQFLLNSNAMF, translated from the coding sequence ATGGGAATAATCGACAAGATAGCCAGTTTCAAATTAGGCCGTCGAGCGTTTATCAAGTGGAGTGCAGCAATATCGGCCTTAACTGCTTTGTCGGGTTATGAGAATGAGCTAAAGAAAATTTCTAGTGCTGAAGCTCAAACTATTTCACAGGAAAAAGGAGAATGGAAAAATGCTCCGTGCTGGCATAATTGCGGGGGACGCTGTCATATTAAGGCACTTGTAAGCGGCGGAAAAATTGTGAGACTCAAGACCGACGACACACACCCGGATTCTATTGATTATCCGCAGTTAAGGGCATGTGCAAGGGGACACGCTCAACGTCAGCAAGTAGCAGGCCCAGACAGGTTAAAATATCCAATGAAGCGGACTCACTGGGAACACGGCGGCGGCGATAAGTCATTAAGAGGGCGTGACACATGGGAACGAATTTCATGGGATGAGGCTTTAGACATAGTAGCGTCCGAAATTAAAATCTCAAAGGAAAAATACGGCCCTAAATCAATTTTCTTAATGGATGAGAATTTCAACAATCAGGGCGGCGAAATTTTTAGAGTGCTGGGACTTTACGGCGGTTATATGTCAAAATATGGCAGTCGTTCGCGCGGTGCATGGCGGCAGGCAATGAGACCTATTTTAGGCTATGACAGAAAATTTCACAATCAGAATGACAGACTCGATCTCGTGAAAGCAAAATTAATTTTACTCTGGGGCAGTAATCCCGCTTGGAACAGTTACCCGTCAGCAATGAATAATTTAATCCGAGCAAAAGAGGCCGGAGCAAAAATTATCGCAATTGACCCGATGTATACGACTACTGCGTCAGTTATTGCCGATGAGTATATACCGATTAGACCTGCGACTGATACGCCCTTGATTCTCGCTATGGCCTATGTAATGCTGAAAGAAGACAGCCCCGAAAAGCCCATGATTGATTGGGATTTCTTGAATCGCTGCACGGTGGGATTCGATTCTGAACACATGCCGGAGGGTGCTGACCCGAAATTAAATTTTAAAGATTACGTGTTAGGAAATCTTGACGGCCTGCCAAAAACTCCCGAGTGGGCTTCAAAAATTTGCGGGACTCCTGTTGATAAAATTTATAAATTAGCTCGTGAAGTGGGCTTAACAAAACCTGTTACAGCATTATTTGCTTGGAATTCGGCGCGTGCTGATAAGGCGACTCATGTATGTTTAGCACAAGTTACTCTTGCTGCAATGACTGGAAATATGGGGATCCCCGGCGGTGCATTCTCGTGCAGTTGTCAGGAACGTTCAACGGAGGGCGGCCCTGCTTTAGTCGCTCCGGGTAAAACTGGAGTCAAGTCAATCAAGAATCCCGTCCCGAATAGTGAAAGAATGTGCGCTAATGAACATTGGCGGGCAATCTTGACGGGCAAATATACAGCTGGGAAGGGCGCGAAAAAAGATTTAGACGTTCACGTTATTTATCATGCTCATAGTAATATAGTCTCTCAGACTGCTAACACTATGGAAAGTATCGAGGCTCACAAGAAAGTAGATTTTATCGTAACTCACCAGTTTTTATTAAATAGTAATGCTATGTTCTAG
- a CDS encoding molecular chaperone TorD family protein, giving the protein MRGEISSEDYKIIMEMRGYGYDVLKKLFYVEPAKQLIQSLRDNKIFDNFPFRESKNLIDTGINIINKFFTDKKDDNEMISEIRWDFTQLFVGPYALPAPPWESVYRSNEHLLYQDTAFEVRRDYLKYNFIPKNYPHEADDNIGFELDFMLQLSTDKSALRDSRKFLQEHLTKWIPDFSCDVQKYALTEFYRGAAIILKGFIFEDLNLLDEII; this is encoded by the coding sequence ATGCGTGGAGAAATAAGCAGCGAAGACTATAAAATTATAATGGAAATGCGGGGCTACGGCTATGACGTATTGAAAAAATTATTTTACGTTGAACCGGCCAAGCAGTTAATTCAATCACTGAGGGACAATAAAATTTTTGACAACTTCCCATTTAGAGAAAGCAAAAATCTAATTGACACGGGAATAAATATAATCAACAAATTTTTTACTGACAAGAAAGACGATAACGAGATGATTTCAGAGATTCGCTGGGATTTCACGCAGTTATTTGTCGGGCCCTATGCTTTACCCGCTCCGCCGTGGGAGTCAGTTTACCGCAGCAACGAGCATTTATTATATCAAGATACAGCCTTTGAAGTCCGCCGGGATTACCTGAAATATAATTTTATTCCCAAGAATTACCCTCATGAGGCGGACGATAATATAGGCTTTGAGCTTGATTTTATGCTGCAATTGAGCACGGATAAAAGCGCATTACGAGACAGCAGAAAATTTTTACAGGAGCATTTGACAAAGTGGATTCCTGATTTTTCGTGCGATGTTCAGAAGTACGCACTGACTGAATTTTATAGAGGTGCAGCAATTATCCTTAAAGGCTTTATTTTTGAGGATTTGAATTTGCTAGATGAAATTATTTAA
- the mobB gene encoding molybdopterin-guanine dinucleotide biosynthesis protein B produces MIIPIYLFAGWSGVGKTTFIEGIIPVLKNFGLRVSVIKHDSHDFEIDKRGKDTFKFSEAGAELVIISSGTHAAIMENRYISLEKILDLIHDVDIIIIEGFKNSGKNFRKIGIRRANYELPDGEYIAIISDTPLKSELPVFNINDYNSFCEWLINDIQLLKS; encoded by the coding sequence ATTATTATTCCCATTTATTTATTTGCGGGCTGGTCAGGCGTTGGCAAGACAACTTTTATAGAAGGCATTATCCCAGTCTTAAAAAATTTCGGCCTGAGAGTTTCAGTTATAAAGCATGACTCACACGATTTCGAAATTGACAAACGAGGCAAGGACACTTTTAAATTCTCAGAGGCGGGCGCGGAACTTGTAATAATTTCATCAGGGACTCACGCGGCAATCATGGAAAATAGATATATTTCGCTTGAAAAAATTTTAGATTTAATTCACGATGTAGACATAATAATTATTGAAGGCTTCAAGAATTCCGGCAAAAATTTTCGCAAAATAGGAATCAGGCGCGCAAATTACGAACTCCCCGACGGCGAATATATTGCGATAATCAGCGACACCCCTTTAAAATCAGAGTTGCCGGTATTTAACATAAATGATTATAACAGTTTTTGTGAATGGCTCATTAATGATATTCAGTTATTGAAGTCGTAA
- a CDS encoding transglutaminase family protein, with protein MRKFLGVLLVIAVVLSCSAAFAEYKGKVTFNVSLRDAEKSSKAELWLPYPLSDANQTITDVDIESNGAKVGVESDPKAGGVYLHAVWTKPGKTPKLTMSFNIDSHYKKNNDLKETKDAFPPEVMKYLQATPSLPIDKGFCAEASMEFINKKSILEKAQGIYRWVLENTFRDEDVKEGCGLGLPIRTISEKKGGGKCADISAVFVALARASGIPTRDVYGLRVDPAKSGEITGNYHCWTEFYLPGTGWVMADPADVRKKMLNEKIEKVDDAKKWVDFFWAGDDLLRIALNRDTRETVLSEATEKTPLTYFMYPYAEIDGKAVDWFSPKTFEFNVKFELK; from the coding sequence ATGCGTAAATTTTTAGGTGTACTTCTCGTTATTGCAGTTGTGTTATCATGTTCGGCTGCATTCGCTGAGTACAAAGGCAAAGTAACATTTAATGTCTCATTGAGGGACGCGGAGAAATCTTCAAAGGCTGAATTATGGCTTCCATATCCGTTATCAGACGCAAATCAGACAATTACTGATGTTGATATTGAGTCAAACGGCGCAAAAGTCGGAGTCGAGAGCGATCCAAAGGCCGGCGGGGTTTATCTTCACGCAGTATGGACAAAACCGGGCAAAACCCCAAAACTTACTATGAGCTTTAATATTGACTCGCATTACAAGAAAAATAATGACCTCAAAGAAACTAAAGACGCATTCCCCCCCGAAGTCATGAAATATTTACAGGCGACTCCGTCATTGCCGATCGATAAGGGATTTTGTGCAGAAGCAAGCATGGAATTTATTAACAAGAAATCAATACTTGAGAAAGCACAGGGGATTTATCGCTGGGTACTTGAAAATACTTTCAGGGATGAGGACGTAAAAGAAGGCTGCGGGCTTGGTCTTCCCATTCGTACAATTTCAGAGAAAAAGGGCGGCGGTAAGTGTGCAGATATTAGCGCGGTATTTGTTGCACTTGCTAGAGCGTCGGGAATTCCCACAAGAGACGTTTACGGATTGAGAGTAGATCCGGCAAAATCAGGCGAAATCACCGGTAATTATCATTGCTGGACAGAGTTTTATTTGCCCGGTACAGGCTGGGTAATGGCTGACCCTGCAGATGTCCGCAAAAAAATGCTCAATGAAAAAATTGAGAAAGTTGACGACGCTAAAAAATGGGTTGATTTCTTCTGGGCCGGTGATGATTTATTGAGAATCGCATTAAACCGTGATACACGCGAGACAGTTTTAAGCGAGGCTACAGAGAAGACTCCATTAACATATTTCATGTATCCATATGCAGAAATTGACGGGAAGGCTGTAGACTGGTTCAGCCCGAAAACTTTTGAGTTCAATGTAAAATTTGAGCTTAAATAA